One stretch of Chitinispirillales bacterium ANBcel5 DNA includes these proteins:
- a CDS encoding GPW/gp25 family protein, translating into MPASLFDNLTGEFGDGTPIRAISDKYRYIKSIESNLSRLFRLRKGAYPHNPAMGVQDGIEINTMLKSNRKGLEEELTKMILYFEPRISKVRYSNWQYRTESGTVICIIIATLVKTKGRVPFKAVFHHAVGGNSIEIATVANAGNMVGIEASTDEFPDD; encoded by the coding sequence ATGCCTGCATCCCTCTTCGATAATCTTACAGGGGAATTTGGAGACGGTACACCCATTAGAGCCATATCTGATAAGTACCGATATATAAAATCTATTGAATCCAATCTCTCACGACTCTTTAGGCTTCGTAAAGGTGCGTATCCCCATAATCCTGCCATGGGGGTGCAAGACGGCATTGAAATTAACACAATGCTCAAAAGTAATCGCAAGGGCCTTGAAGAGGAGCTTACAAAAATGATCCTTTATTTTGAACCCCGAATTAGTAAGGTAAGATACTCAAACTGGCAGTACCGGACAGAATCGGGAACGGTCATTTGCATCATTATCGCAACACTTGTAAAAACTAAAGGTCGGGTACCTTTTAAAGCGGTGTTTCACCATGCTGTTGGCGGAAACAGTATCGAAATTGCTACGGTAGCGAATGCTGGAAATATGGTTGGAATTGAAGCCAGTACGGATGAGTTTCCGGATGATTGA
- a CDS encoding InlB B-repeat-containing protein, with amino-acid sequence MRRYLLFFLCPLVFFSTSCEQPEDPIERASLDLYLYDEDSRIIAGEPFDLVLELVGGNYIEKITVEFGDSRTKKSIDSLSTDAWEGKLPLTLTYDSAQTYELFITVDFIRNVQREAELELKVYPGYSVIYNSSNHDSGDIPNDTMFYQTDENATVLGNTGELTRDGFEFIGWSIDHGSTSEIFIAGDALTVPNENIILHARWTEESDTDSFTVTFDLNYDSVVTTQSVTAGTLLEKPTEPQKREGYTFDGWYSDQNMDEKWDFEEGVITSDTTLFAYWNVVTYEISYTLNGGSNHDDNPNSYTIESEAISLNNASREGFSFLGWFVDSVRISQIESGTMGDLTLEAKWTEDPVFFIAYHGNGNTGGSAPDTAFYEERAEVTVAGAGSLTRTGHHFMGWNTDPNGEGNSFDPNDTFEMGADNLTLHAQWKLNVYTVSFDSNGGSEVDSQRVKYGESVEEPEVPQREGYRFRGWYRDRSLSIPFDFQGVLIENDRTIYAKWTLVEYTITFVSNGGAEINPITQDFGTVVNAPEKPERTGYSFDGWEPELPDTMPAENKTHTAQWSANENTITFDANEGSGSMDPQTIPTDQTAPLDSNQFSRTGHTFDGWNTESDGSGDSYENEAEFIMGAEDVTLYAQWNINQYTITFDSDGGTEIDPITQDFGTAITTPEAPERTGYSFDGWEPELPATMHDENSTHTAQWSANENIITFDANEGSGSMEPQIIATDQTAPLSSNQLGRTGHSFNSWNTEPGGSGDSYADEAEFTMGAEDVTLYAQWNINQYTITFDTKGGTEIDPITQNFGTNISIPDEPTRDGYTFDGWEPELPTTMPAMNRTLTALWDSTAMVLVFDTKHSEGTTIALPLYGDVDVVVDWGDGNRDTIRSEGDHAHTYSEEGEYEVLITGKLTQYGKGRSWGDTITGYSKLRKVSSFGDLGIKSLEGAFWYAENLQNVPDSIPQSVTNMSYMFNGALSFNHDIGGWDVANVTNMYGMFSFAETFNQDIGGWNVSNVTNMSIMFANANSFNQDIGGWDLANVTSTYWMFLNAESFDQDISLWDVSNVTNMQRMFDGATSFNQNIGSWDVSNVVDMAYMFNLATSFNGDITNWDVSSVSDMFSMFRGAESFDQNIGSWNVTKVENAGMMFGGVNLSLENYDALLIGWAEQELQQNVYLSAGDNRYSQYAADARDYLINNFGWRIEDGGLTYK; translated from the coding sequence ATGAGACGATATTTACTGTTTTTTCTCTGCCCACTTGTTTTCTTTAGCACCTCCTGTGAACAACCTGAAGACCCCATTGAACGTGCCTCACTTGATTTATACCTGTATGATGAAGATAGCCGAATCATTGCCGGTGAACCGTTTGATCTTGTTCTGGAGCTGGTTGGTGGTAATTACATAGAGAAAATCACTGTAGAGTTTGGTGACTCAAGAACTAAAAAAAGTATCGATTCGCTTAGTACTGATGCCTGGGAGGGGAAGTTACCGCTAACCCTTACCTACGATTCTGCCCAAACCTATGAACTCTTTATAACTGTTGATTTTATTCGGAATGTGCAAAGAGAGGCAGAGCTTGAGTTAAAAGTTTATCCTGGCTACAGTGTTATATACAACAGCTCCAACCACGATTCCGGTGATATACCAAACGATACAATGTTCTACCAAACCGACGAGAATGCAACTGTACTTGGTAATACCGGAGAACTCACAAGAGACGGTTTTGAGTTTATAGGATGGAGCATTGATCACGGCTCCACTTCTGAGATATTTATAGCAGGAGACGCTCTCACCGTTCCCAACGAAAACATAATTCTCCATGCCCGGTGGACTGAGGAAAGCGACACCGACAGCTTTACAGTAACATTTGACCTTAACTACGATTCGGTAGTCACCACACAGAGTGTTACTGCGGGAACGCTTTTAGAAAAGCCAACTGAGCCCCAAAAAAGAGAGGGCTATACTTTTGATGGTTGGTACAGTGATCAGAATATGGATGAGAAGTGGGATTTTGAAGAAGGGGTGATAACCAGTGATACTACCCTTTTTGCCTACTGGAATGTTGTTACCTACGAAATCTCTTACACCCTTAACGGCGGAAGCAACCACGACGATAATCCAAACTCCTACACTATAGAATCTGAAGCTATATCATTAAATAACGCATCAAGAGAGGGTTTTAGTTTTCTTGGATGGTTTGTGGATTCGGTAAGGATATCACAGATAGAGAGCGGTACAATGGGCGATCTGACTTTAGAGGCAAAGTGGACAGAAGACCCGGTATTTTTTATTGCCTATCATGGAAACGGCAATACCGGCGGCAGCGCTCCCGACACAGCTTTTTATGAAGAGAGGGCAGAGGTTACAGTAGCCGGAGCAGGTAGCCTTACCCGCACGGGGCATCATTTCATGGGATGGAATACCGATCCGAATGGAGAGGGTAACTCCTTTGATCCCAATGACACATTTGAGATGGGAGCTGATAACCTCACGTTGCATGCTCAGTGGAAGCTAAATGTGTACACTGTTTCTTTTGATAGCAATGGTGGTTCAGAAGTAGACTCACAAAGAGTTAAGTATGGAGAGAGTGTAGAAGAGCCAGAAGTGCCGCAGAGGGAAGGCTACCGTTTTAGAGGATGGTACAGAGATAGAAGCTTAAGCATACCATTTGACTTTCAGGGGGTTTTAATTGAGAACGACCGTACCATTTATGCAAAATGGACGTTGGTTGAATACACTATTACCTTTGTTAGCAACGGCGGTGCTGAAATTAATCCCATAACTCAGGATTTTGGCACGGTAGTAAACGCGCCAGAGAAACCAGAGCGTACTGGATATTCCTTTGATGGCTGGGAGCCTGAGCTCCCTGATACTATGCCGGCTGAGAATAAAACGCATACCGCACAGTGGAGTGCAAACGAAAACACTATAACGTTCGATGCTAATGAGGGAAGCGGCTCAATGGATCCTCAGACTATACCCACCGACCAAACAGCACCTCTTGACTCAAATCAATTTAGCCGTACCGGTCACACTTTTGATGGTTGGAATACCGAATCTGATGGCAGCGGTGATTCGTATGAAAATGAAGCTGAGTTTATCATGGGAGCAGAGGATGTAACTCTCTATGCCCAGTGGAATATAAACCAGTACACGATCACTTTTGACAGTGACGGTGGCACTGAAATCGATCCAATAACTCAGGACTTTGGCACTGCGATAACCACGCCTGAGGCTCCGGAGCGTACTGGATATTCCTTTGATGGTTGGGAGCCTGAGCTTCCTGCTACTATGCATGATGAAAATAGCACGCATACCGCGCAGTGGAGTGCAAACGAAAACATCATAACATTCGATGCTAATGAGGGAAGCGGCTCAATGGAACCGCAGATTATTGCCACCGACCAAACAGCACCCCTCAGCTCAAACCAGCTTGGCCGTACAGGGCACTCATTTAATAGTTGGAATACCGAACCTGGTGGCAGCGGTGATTCTTATGCCGATGAGGCTGAGTTTACCATGGGAGCAGAGGATGTAACTCTCTATGCCCAGTGGAATATAAACCAGTACACGATCACTTTTGACACTAAGGGTGGCACTGAAATCGATCCAATAACTCAGAACTTTGGCACGAATATAAGCATACCGGATGAGCCCACCCGTGATGGATATACCTTTGATGGCTGGGAACCAGAGCTTCCCACAACCATGCCTGCCATGAACCGTACGCTTACAGCACTGTGGGATAGTACCGCTATGGTACTTGTCTTTGACACAAAACATTCAGAAGGAACAACCATAGCTCTTCCCCTGTATGGAGATGTGGATGTTGTAGTTGATTGGGGTGATGGCAATAGAGATACTATTCGCAGTGAGGGCGATCATGCACACACGTATAGCGAAGAGGGTGAATACGAGGTATTGATTACTGGTAAACTTACTCAGTATGGTAAGGGACGTAGTTGGGGTGATACAATTACCGGTTATAGTAAATTACGTAAGGTTAGTAGCTTTGGTGATCTTGGTATTAAATCTTTGGAAGGAGCATTCTGGTATGCAGAAAACCTGCAAAATGTGCCAGATAGCATACCACAAAGCGTTACTAACATGAGCTATATGTTTAACGGTGCCTTATCGTTTAACCATGATATTGGTGGTTGGGATGTGGCAAACGTGACAAATATGTATGGTATGTTTAGTTTTGCCGAAACATTTAATCAGGACATCGGTGGTTGGAATGTCTCAAATGTAACTAATATGAGCATAATGTTTGCTAATGCAAATTCTTTTAATCAGGACATCGGTGGTTGGGATTTGGCAAATGTGACCAGTACGTATTGGATGTTTTTAAATGCAGAATCTTTTGATCAGGATATCAGCTTGTGGGATGTTTCAAATGTAACTAATATGCAACGGATGTTTGATGGGGCTACATCCTTTAACCAGAACATTGGCAGTTGGGATGTTTCAAATGTTGTGGATATGGCATATATGTTTAATTTAGCTACTTCCTTTAATGGTGATATAACTAATTGGGATGTAAGCAGTGTATCTGATATGTTTAGTATGTTTAGAGGTGCTGAATCTTTTGACCAGAACATTGGGTCTTGGAATGTGACAAAAGTGGAAAATGCAGGTATGATGTTTGGTGGAGTAAACCTATCTTTAGAAAATTATGACGCTCTACTCATTGGGTGGGCCGAACAAGAACTTCAGCAAAATGTTTATTTAAGTGCTGGAGATAATCGGTACTCTCAATATGCAGCAGATGCAAGGGATTATCTCATAAATAACTTTGGGTGGAGAATCGAGGATGGTGGGTTAACTTATAAATGA